In Daucus carota subsp. sativus chromosome 4, DH1 v3.0, whole genome shotgun sequence, one DNA window encodes the following:
- the LOC108219043 gene encoding ACT domain-containing protein ACR6 isoform X2, translated as MDDEYAKFIRRMNPPRVTIENNSCVDATIIQVDSVNKHGILLEVVQVLTDLDLVITKAYISSDGGWFMDVFHVIDRDGYKITDQEVIRYIQETLESDTFFVSPIRGSVGLMPSQNHTAIELAGMDRPGLLSEVCAVLTDLHCNVVNAEIWTHNARAAAVVHVTDDSTGCAIEDPKRLLTIKELLRNVLKGSSDLKTAKMTLSTPGVTHRERRLHQIMFADRDYEITESSRDGKNDDKSSRPHVTIGNCIEKDYTVITMRSKDRPKLLFDTLCTLTDMQYVVFHGVVHTGRLEAYQEYYIRHVDGIPISSEAERVRVMQCLEAAIERRTSEALELQLLTEDRVGLLSDITRIFRENSLCIKRAEISTKSGKAKDTFYVTDVTGNPVEPKMIDSIRRQIGQAALHVRQNTSNSPTPPQEKTISFLFGNLFKARTFHNLKLIRSYS; from the exons ATGGATGATGAGTACGCCAAGTTCATCAGGAGAATGAACCCACCCAG GGTCACAATTGAGAACAATTCTTGTGTTGATGCAACTATTATCCAG GTTGACAGTGTTAACAAGCATGGAATCTTGCTTGAAGTGGTCCAAGTTCTTACCGACTTGGACCTTGTTATTACGAAAGCATACATCTCATCTGACGGTGGATGGTTTATGGATG TGTTTCATGTGATTGATCGGGACGGATATAAGATTACAGACCAAGAAGTCATCAGATATATTCAAGAG ACACTTGAAAGTGACACTTTTTTCGTGTCTCCTATAAGAGGGTCGGTGGGATTGATGCCTTCTCAAAATCACACTGCGATTGAATTAGCCGGAATGGACAGACCAGGCCTACTGTCTGAAGTGTGTGCAGTTCTTACTGACCTTCACTGTAATGTAGTGAATGCCGAGATATGGACGCACAATGCTAGAGCCGCAGCTGTGGTTCATGTCACTGATGACTCAACTGGATGTGCTATTGAAGACCCAAAACGGCTCTTAACAATCAAGGAGCTCCTTCGAAATGTTCTTAAAGGAAGTAGTGACTTGAAGACGGCTAAGATGACCCTTTCAACGCCTGGTGTCACGCACAGGGAGAGAAGACTGCATCAAATTATGTTTGCTGATCGGGACTACGAAATAACTGAAAGCTCTAGAGATGGTAAAAATGATGACAAGAGTTCCAGACCACATGTAACTATTGGTAATTGCATTGAGAAGGACTACACTGTGATAACTATGAGGTCTAAGGACCGACCTAAGCTTCTATTTGATACGCTTTGCACTCTAACTGACATGCAGTATGTAGTCTTTCATGGTGTGGTTCACACTGGGAGGTTGGAAGCTTACCAG GAATATTATATCCGACATGTTGATGGGATCCCCATAAGCTCGGAGGCAGAACGAGTGCGTGTCATGCAATGCCTTGAAGCGGCCATTGAGAGACGAACATCTGAA GCACTTGAACTCCAACTTCTTACAGAAGATCGAGTTGGTCTTTTGTCAGATATTACCAGAATCTTCAGGGAGAATAGTCTCTGCATCAAAAGAGCAGAAATTTCTACGAAAAGTGGGAAAGCTAAAGATACATTTTATGTCACTGACGTGACTGGTAATCCAGTTGAGCCCAAAATGATTGATTCCATTCGGCGACAGATTGGACAAGCTGCACTGCATGTCAGACAGAACACAAGTAATTCACCAACTCCACCCCAAGAGAAAACGATAagttttctctttgggaacctCTTTAAAGCAAGAACTTTCCATAATCTCAAATTGATTAGGTCTTACTCATAA
- the LOC108219043 gene encoding ACT domain-containing protein ACR6 isoform X1 encodes MDDEYAKFIRRMNPPRVTIENNSCVDATIIQVDSVNKHGILLEVVQVLTDLDLVITKAYISSDGGWFMDVFHVIDRDGYKITDQEVIRYIQETLESDTFFVSPIRGSVGLMPSQNHTAIELAGMDRPGLLSEVCAVLTDLHCNVVNAEIWTHNARAAAVVHVTDDSTGCAIEDPKRLLTIKELLRNVLKGSSDLKTAKMTLSTPGVTHRERRLHQIMFADRDYEITESSRDGKNDDKSSRPHVTIGNCIEKDYTVITMRSKDRPKLLFDTLCTLTDMQYVVFHGVVHTGRLEAYQEYYIRHVDGIPISSEAERVRVMQCLEAAIERRTSEFMQALELQLLTEDRVGLLSDITRIFRENSLCIKRAEISTKSGKAKDTFYVTDVTGNPVEPKMIDSIRRQIGQAALHVRQNTSNSPTPPQEKTISFLFGNLFKARTFHNLKLIRSYS; translated from the exons ATGGATGATGAGTACGCCAAGTTCATCAGGAGAATGAACCCACCCAG GGTCACAATTGAGAACAATTCTTGTGTTGATGCAACTATTATCCAG GTTGACAGTGTTAACAAGCATGGAATCTTGCTTGAAGTGGTCCAAGTTCTTACCGACTTGGACCTTGTTATTACGAAAGCATACATCTCATCTGACGGTGGATGGTTTATGGATG TGTTTCATGTGATTGATCGGGACGGATATAAGATTACAGACCAAGAAGTCATCAGATATATTCAAGAG ACACTTGAAAGTGACACTTTTTTCGTGTCTCCTATAAGAGGGTCGGTGGGATTGATGCCTTCTCAAAATCACACTGCGATTGAATTAGCCGGAATGGACAGACCAGGCCTACTGTCTGAAGTGTGTGCAGTTCTTACTGACCTTCACTGTAATGTAGTGAATGCCGAGATATGGACGCACAATGCTAGAGCCGCAGCTGTGGTTCATGTCACTGATGACTCAACTGGATGTGCTATTGAAGACCCAAAACGGCTCTTAACAATCAAGGAGCTCCTTCGAAATGTTCTTAAAGGAAGTAGTGACTTGAAGACGGCTAAGATGACCCTTTCAACGCCTGGTGTCACGCACAGGGAGAGAAGACTGCATCAAATTATGTTTGCTGATCGGGACTACGAAATAACTGAAAGCTCTAGAGATGGTAAAAATGATGACAAGAGTTCCAGACCACATGTAACTATTGGTAATTGCATTGAGAAGGACTACACTGTGATAACTATGAGGTCTAAGGACCGACCTAAGCTTCTATTTGATACGCTTTGCACTCTAACTGACATGCAGTATGTAGTCTTTCATGGTGTGGTTCACACTGGGAGGTTGGAAGCTTACCAG GAATATTATATCCGACATGTTGATGGGATCCCCATAAGCTCGGAGGCAGAACGAGTGCGTGTCATGCAATGCCTTGAAGCGGCCATTGAGAGACGAACATCTGAA TTTATGCAGGCACTTGAACTCCAACTTCTTACAGAAGATCGAGTTGGTCTTTTGTCAGATATTACCAGAATCTTCAGGGAGAATAGTCTCTGCATCAAAAGAGCAGAAATTTCTACGAAAAGTGGGAAAGCTAAAGATACATTTTATGTCACTGACGTGACTGGTAATCCAGTTGAGCCCAAAATGATTGATTCCATTCGGCGACAGATTGGACAAGCTGCACTGCATGTCAGACAGAACACAAGTAATTCACCAACTCCACCCCAAGAGAAAACGATAagttttctctttgggaacctCTTTAAAGCAAGAACTTTCCATAATCTCAAATTGATTAGGTCTTACTCATAA
- the LOC108217330 gene encoding GRAS family protein RAM1 has protein sequence MVRERMMMNSTLCGSMESLKSESCSKLLSNSSSTSSVLEASKKDPLLSDSEKKSLTPSVSSLNFDALKFDVLDGEMEVQSPDNSALWQSFFTDQLDGGDFMISSPVRNLPSPQGTNFGNYHSNYVQSMHGQSLLGYSSPPRALSPLGPFSSIHNNSSKVKGMSPLHRVLNSPNNQEFMQVESFSLPALENFLDDYDREEDFGTLKGFGAGGGSYDEALTTVPALLECLTQPNNSTRFSGSESTVLGGNSQGSDGLYQKKSMVANPPLLQQLEEEREQEKKQLQQQAPPQRAQDLQQAQIIDHTLMVPPLSFAPEQEQESGLQLVHLLLACAEATAKEDYMLAGRYVHHLNRVVTPLGDSMQRVASCFTEALSARLNATLTAKPTSSNSKPFTPFPPDSIEILKIYQILYQACPYIKFAHFTANQAIFEAFESEQRVHVIDLDILQGYQWPAFMQALAARPGGPPFLRITGVGTSPEAVMETGRCLSELAHSLRVPFEFHPVGEQLEDLKPHMFNRRVGEALAVNSVNRLQRVPGNSLGNLLTMIRDQAPNIVTIVEQEASHNGPYFLGRFLEALHYYSAIFDSLDATFPLDSAHRVKVEQCIFAPEIQNIVACEGSERVMRHEKLEKWRMIMESKGFKGVPLSENAVTQSNILLGLYSCDGYRLTEDHGCLLLGWQDRAILAASAWRC, from the exons ATGGTGAGGGaaaggatgatgatgaataGTACTTTGTGTGGGAGCATGGAGAGTTTGAAGAGTGAGAGTTGCTCCAAACTGCTTTCGAATTCTTCCAGCACTTCGTCGGTGTTGGAAGCTTCTAAGAAGGATCCTCTGCTCTCGGACTCGGAGAAGAAAAGCTTAACTCCCTCAGTCTCAAGCCTTAACTTTGATGCCCTCAAGTTTGATGTGTTGGATGGAGAAATGGAAGTCCAGTCACCTGATAATTCTGCACTATGGCAGTCATTTTTCACCGATCAGCTCGACGGAGGTGACTTCATGATCTCATCCCCTGTGAGGAACTTGCCTTCTCCTCAAGGTACAAATTTTGGTAATTACCATAGCAATTATGTGCAGTCCATGCATGGACAGTCTCTTTTAGGATATTCTTCTCCTCCGCGGGCGCTATCTCCCCTAGGGCCTTTTAGCAGTATACACAATAATAGTAGTAAGGTGAAGGGAATGAGTCCATTGCACAGAGTTTTGAATTCTCCTAATAATCAAGAGTTTATGCAAGTGGAGAGCTTTTCCCTACCAGCCCTGGAGAATTTCTTGGATGATTATGACAGAGAGGAAGATTTCGGAACCTTGAAAGGCTTTGGTGCTGGTGGAGGCTCTTATGATGAGGCCCTCACAACAGTGCCAGCATTGTTGGAGTGCTTGACTCAGCCAAATAATTCCACCAGGTTCTCTGGATCCGAATCAACCGTCCTTGGAGGTAATTCTCAAGGAAGTGATGGTCTTTATCAAAAGAAATCAATGGTTGCCAATCCGCCACTTTTACAGCAATTAGAAGAAGAAAGGGAGCAAGAAAAGAAGCAGCTGCAGCAACAAGCACCCCCACAAAGAGCTCAAGACCTCCAACAAGCCCAAATTATTGATCATACTTTGATGGTTCCTCCTCTGTCCTTTGCCCCGGAGCAG GAACAAGAAAGTGGTCTTCAACTGGTGCATCTACTTCTAGCCTGTGCAGAAGCCACCGCAAAAGAAGACTACATGCTGGCAGGACGATACGTGCACCACCTCAACCGAGTTGTGACACCTCTCGGGGACTCCATGCAACGCGTAGCGTCCTGTTTCACAGAAGCCTTGAGCGCGAGGCTAAACGCAACACTCACAGCCAAACCAACATCCTCTAATTCAAAGCCCTTCACCCCTTTCCCTCCAGATTCCATTGAAATCCTCAAAATCTACCAAATCCTCTACCAAGCATGCCCTTACATAAAATTCGCACACTTCACCGCCAACCAAGCCATCTTCGAGGCCTTCGAATCCGAACAACGCGTGCATGTCATCGACTTGGATATTCTCCAAGGCTACCAGTGGCCAGCTTTCATGCAAGCCCTCGCAGCCCGTCCAGGCGGCCCTCCATTCCTCCGAATCACCGGGGTCGGCACCTCCCCCGAGGCTGTCATGGAAACAGGCCGATGCCTAAGCGAGTTAGCGCACTCGCTTCGCGTGCCATTCGAGTTCCATCCAGTCGGTGAACAACTCGAAGACTTAAAACCACATATGTTCAACCGACGCGTTGGCGAGGCCTTGGCGGTTAACTCCGTTAACCGCCTCCAACGCGTCCCAGGAAACAGCCTCGGGAACTTACTCACCATGATTCGAGATCAAGCCCCGAACATAGTAACCATCGTGGAACAAGAAGCAAGCCATAACGGCCCATATTTCTTAGGCCGATTCCTCGAGGCACTTCATTACTATTCGGCTATTTTCGACTCCCTCGACGCCACATTCCCTCTCGATTCGGCACACAGAGTGAAGGTCGAGCAGTGCATATTTGCACCGGAGATACAAAACATCGTTGCATGTGAGGGATCCGAGAGAGTGATGAGGCACGAGAAGCTCGAAAAGTGGAGAATGATAATGGAGAGTAAAGGGTTTAAAGGAGTTCCCCTGAGTGAGAACGCGGTGACTCAGTCTAATATATTGCTGGGATTGTATTCTTGTGATGGATATAGATTGACGGAGGACCATGGTTGCTTGCTGCTAGGGTGGCAGGATAGAGCTATTCTTGCTGCGTCTGCATGGCGatgctga